The Anguilla anguilla isolate fAngAng1 chromosome 2, fAngAng1.pri, whole genome shotgun sequence genome contains the following window.
ATTTTAAGGAATTCATAATAATATggaatacagaaaattaaactTATGTTGATCATCATCACgagcaatgcaatttttttatCAATACTAACAAAAAGTCAATGGAAGTGCTCGAAGAATTGGCACAGTGTCTAATGACATATAAAAGTTGCGGAAATAGTCTGAGAATTGTGTTAGGATTATTGGGACACCAGGTGGCGGTAAAGACGTGTATGACTATTAATTCAGTGAGAAAATATTTCTCCTCGTAACAATTAGAAATATTACTTTGTTTTATGCTTTTCATCAGTCaactatatttattaaataaagtaTTGCTTTATTTATGTAGAGCTACTTCAAAATAATTGCTCAACATAAatcaatttatatttatttaataaatatagatGACTTATTATTAAAAGTTTaattagactttcattttttcctAATTGTATATTTTAGACATATACATATGACACTGGCATGtagctaatttttttttgcagtacaaaatgttaatgaaaactACAAATACCAAGGTAAACTGCAGTTTTGGAGCTTATCACTGTAACCTTGTTCTCCGTGgcacatttctattttatttctaaGGTGAGTCTATTTTTGTAGCTGTCCCTTCACAACGCAATTTTGACCGCATTTCCCGCCAACACAGCTTGCCAATGTCAGGTCTACCACAGTTTGGCGCGAGTATGTGGTGCCCAACCGTGCCATCCCTAAAGTTATTGTATGCCACCTAGGAAAGGCTACGATTGGTCATGGTCAGTTTCACCTTGTACACACCCCCTTGTTTTCAGTCCAAAGCGCACCAATGAGGAGAACCTCAATGGATATTTTGAGAGgcagcttgtttaaaaaaaggttccaACAGTATCCCCTTTGCATCATGATTCTGATCATGCAATCCGTCCGTGCAGTAGCAGAGCAGATGACCTGCCAGAAACTTCTGTCTAAgctcagtgaaataaaaaaagaaattccttTCAGTCCCAACATTCATGGCAATCTCTTGGGCTCATTTCCCCTGTATATATTGCATGTTCAGTCAACTAACAGCTGGAAAGGTTTCCTGCTACCTATGGGTTTGTATTTATAACATGGTTTTATAGCCACAGGTGCCTATTGTGAAAAATGCAACAAACATATGCATGTTTGTACTTACAGTGCGGTCAAAGCTTGCCAAAAGGGTGTGTATGTACGGCATTAACTTCAGTCCTTATATTTTATGATGTTTATCATCTTGATtatgtttgatttcatttttgaagtaGTCAAAGGTGAAATTGTACTTGGAGTTGGTATATTCTGAACTGTTTTTAGCACATATTTGCATGGACTGTTTCAATTATGGCATGTAGATTTGAAATGTTATCTTCTTTAATTGTACTTTAAATTGCTGTTTAGTTGTGAGTTCTCCAGACTGTAATCTACATAATGATATGCATTTTTCAGTTGCTCATTACTCCAATCTCTAAGACAATTTTGAGAAAATAGTCTTGAGGTACACATTTCTTTATAATTACTGGACATATTGACAATTATTGTCATTTGGGCAACATGTAATCTATATAGACAGCACTTTCAAAGCATTTGATACTAATTGTACACTGACTATAATACCTTTGTGCACATCTTTAGTAATGTGGCCTcttataatatttaatttatattcacaTGCTTAATTATTTACTCATGGGTGGAACATAATTCTTTATCTATAGTTTTTATATCCAGTGTACACTGTGTAGTAGTCGGACAAAGGTCTAGTGACTGAAAGGTTAGCAAACTACGTTTACAAATGCTTGGTGTGCAAAGGTTGTACTCATTTCTGAAAGTTAACTTAACTTCCTACGTACATACAATACACAGTTTGTCATTTTAGGGGATGTTTTTCATCACACACtaaattgttgttgtttgcgAACTACAACATCCAAAATGCTTTTGGGAACTTTCCACTCATCTCAAGGTTGAAACTTCCATATTTGTTGGTCTCGCTCGCAGGCAGGCTAGCTGCCAAGTTAAGCAGAGTGGAATTCTCACTGCAGGCGCCAACTTGCTCCATATGTTCTGGCCCATGTCACAACAACTCATTAAAAATACACTGGACAAATCAGGCATTCTTTAATACCGTTAAATACATGACGCAGACCTGGATCATGTGTTAACAGAAATGTACAGactgtgtgtttgcttgcatgtgtgtttgtgcttgcatgtgtaaCTATTTGCGCATTGAATGTCTTTATTAAAAGCTGATCTATCAAGCACATTTTACCACCAAAATATCAAAAGAAGTTAAAACTGCAAGGATATGACAATAGGAAACACATTGATATTATGGCATCAGCTCTGTATTGGCTTTTAGGACATTTCACACAATATTCTTGATTCAAAGGAACAAGAGTCTATTTggataatcattttaaaaccaacTTTGTGAGTTAACTGGAGTTACCTTAGGTTACATGGAGATGGTTGAGTCTCTTCAAATTACATATCTGAACCAAAGCCAATATAGGCTGTATCCGCCTTACATTGTTCTTTCACACTAAGGAAATTGTTTATAACATTTGGCAGCATTGACCCCCCCGAGAAAGATTTTGCATGATAAGATGCTGAAAACAACTTTAAAGATTAATAAATACTATTAAACACATTTTCGAATGAAAAACATTCACAATATCCTTATGACTGCTATATCTATGCAACCAACTTGTTTGAATATACTTAATCTTCAAGAATATGTGAGTTATTACtcttaaaaaacattcatttacagACATGTATCTTCTGTATTACACAATGTGATATTGTCCGTTCATTTTTTCCTACTTATTatgatgtaatataatataagtTATTATGTTACTGTATTATGAAATTGTACACAAAACATGAAAGTAGTTCAATTGTGCCAAACTTGAATGGAGTTACATTCCTGCTCCGGGCAGCACCACCTGTTGCAGCTGCACATTTCCCCACAGCCATTTACACCtaaaatttcacagaatgaAAAACTTATTCACAGGTTTAACTGCATATTATTGCCATAGAGACAGGCCTTAGGTTAAAGGGAAGTATGTTTCATTTATCTGGTGACACAGGCATGCAGACTGTCAGTGCACTTCCTGCTGGGAAGTATGCTCAGCTTGACCAATCAGCACTTGAGTTCTCCTCTCCTGACTGCCAGCTCTCAGTGCATTCAACAGCGGTGAGTGTACGTGTCTGGAACTCTGTCAACTGGCTACTGGGGGATAAAGGAAACTCGGTTTAAGAGCAGTGAAGCTCATATGctttctacatttatttaatcaattggTGAGCATTTCAGGACATAGATTATCATGCCAAACCACCAgtatcacaacaaaaaaatgatttaaaaaaagtttttttaaatttatttacaaaatatattgtatataaaatAGAACAATATATAATTGCaattctttacatttattttttttccgcaGCAGCACTGCCTACACTGAAAggaattatttgtaaaatacaaagcattttttgaaaaatcagaAGCACTGTTTACACTGTGGGAGTGGAATGAAATCACATTCGGTTTAACCGATAATCCCAGTAGACCTGTAGTCATGTCCTTAGAAGCATTCCCAGACTTTGAGGGCGTTAAAATTCTACAGCTACAACTTCTCCTTCCCCCCATTCCTGTTTTACTGCCGAGAGCTACAGCTACAGTATTTCTCTCCACCCACTGCTGGCATAGCTGCCTACTCACTCCAGTGCAGTTGGGAGGCACTGCCATGAGCTCATCTGCCAGAAATCTGGGTGAAAATATCAAACAACTTGTAATCATTTACATCTTCAAAGCCAATGCATTACAAATTcacaaattcacttttttttgttgtcttgtcACCAATCCGTCGACGGAAGTGTTCTAGCCCCGTAAATATGACCGTTGCTGGCACAGTGACCTCCATGTTGCTCTGAGCCTGAGACATCATGATGTGAAATTTAGTTCCAGTGTCAGGACAGTGGTGCACCCTGCTCACAGCATATGTGCAACAGTAGTCTGGACCTAAAGCCTCCTAGACATAGAAGTCGGGttaagttattttcttttcttcatccCAGTTgcatataaatggtaaatggactgcatttatatagcgcttttatcctaagcactttacaattgatgcctctcattcacccattcacacacacgccaaatgatgaaaggctgccatgcaaggtaccaatcaactcatttgggagcaattaggtgttaggtgtcttgctcagggacactttgacatgcccagggcgggggatcgaaccggcaaccctccgactgccggacAACCACTCTgccctcctgagctatgtcgcccctttgtATATGTGCAAAACTGTACAGGTAAATTGACTTTAATCAACAGCATAATAGACACATTGTTTAATAAGTTCCTAAGAGAGTGTTTGGCTTCaaaggtaaatatttatttttttaaatagttagaaagttaaaatgtaatgattaaCATGTGACCTGAatactgtttattattttgataaaCACCTTAGCAGGGCTGGTAATTTTAACAAATCTTATCTTTCCAGAGCACAATTCTGAAAGATTTAGATTCATTATTTTCTCTGATATGCTAAAAGtaaaaaaggacagaaatgaCTGTGAACACAACAGCAAAGAGAAAAGGATACttgagcgttttttttttttaagaaattgaaCCTGAGCTGTCCATTTCACGACTGATATTAGCACGCAAGTGCATGACTTGGACTTGGCACAGTAGAAGTAATCTAAAAGGTATCGAATCAAATgagcagttcataaaacattttccaaacgaTATCTTCCACGGCATGTGAAATCTGACATGGCGTTTGGCACTCACACAGTGCTCTTGCTGGCCTCCTGTGACTTCAGTGCCACCACTGACCTCAGTGGGGGTAATGCTTGTTATAGCTAACACACCATGTGCACCAAGGTAAACACTCTACAGACAGTACAGGGTAATTATCGATATAAATAAAGAATCCCTCGCCTGcgacagagaaaaataaataaattaaccccCTTAGCTTGAGAAATAGTTTTCCAGAGCAGGTACAATAGCACTCAATACTGAagcttatatatttttaaatgtcacaggCTTTCAGGAATTGTTTGTGCTCATGTTTGGATTATTGTTTTCTCTTCCTTACCTGGCCACAGTTGACAATCTAATCATTTGAAAGTACATTTTCACATACAATTGTACGGAAATTTAGCAAATGTCTGAAACGGTTGTCATTACTCCACCAAATGTAATATCCGCTGTGGCATataacaatgttttcttttaataactCCTCCAGATGTCGGAACATGAATAAcatgtaaactttttttaaaagcgcaCAGGAACACGCATAGGCGCATGACAGACAGacgcgcgcgctctctctcacacacacacacacacacttactgttCGCCATGAACAGTACCAGCATCTATGAATCTATTTCACAACTGCAGCTGCAATTCCTACTTGCTTAATTGATAACAATGCAGAAGAAAGCAGTGCTCAATGGGTGGATGCATCCATGGCATACATATATTGCAAACAAAGAAGTAACCGACCGGCCAATCTATACACCATGACTATCAGCGTGATAGTGTGTCAGACGTCCTAACGCCTCCTTCCTTGGTCCGTCGACGTCAGATTTTTTTCGTACAAAGCGGGTCGTGATCAGCACAGTCCTGCTTGCTGATTGCTCTAGCGCACACTTTCTCCGTTCTGCCATTGGCTATTTGCTGGTTTCACGTGAGAAGTATGCAAATCAGTTTGATATCTCGGTTGAAAGCTCAGAATACAGTGCCAGTGAAGTTCAGCGGCCGTGGAGGGGGCGTGCGAACAGACCGACTGAAAGCAGAAGCTGCTCTAGTTAATAATAAAGCGGTAATTTTTTAAACGAAAAATAGCACTTCGGAGCCACCAACCGTTGATTCAGCTGCAGCGTCTTCATGCACCGGAGTTTTAGCACTTTCCGATGAACTGCACCAGGTAAGATAAAAAGTGCGTCAGAGACGCCAGTTTGGTAATATCACAGTATTTAGTCACTCGATGACGTTAGGTTTTTagattaatatgaaaatatataatttttacaCATCAGAAGTAATGTGTTCGTTTGtacgggtaaaaaaaaattgaacttaGGTAGAACGGTTCCGATTTTATTTCTCTTCGTTTGCTAGCCATTAATTTCCACAAATCTATTGAAGgctgtgagtgtgcattttaattaagatATAAAGTTTGAAAGAACAGTCATTAATCTGCAAAATGCATGATTAGTTATTTTTAGACACTTTCAGTTGCTACTAGATAAATAACGAGTTATTACACGTTCCTAGTTATTCAAGGTAGATGATTTactaaattgttttatttcaaactaATTGTAGGCAAAATATAGCTAACCTGTGTTGTAATGCATGACACAGTTATAGAtcttatgcatatttttttaaaaatatcaccaTCTTACTGGATTATTTTTgatacataaaaaaagaaaataatttcaaagccCTGCAATATATGAGACAACATTCACTCAACATTGTGACTCAGCACCTTATTTAAATTCCGTGAAAATGATATGGAATAACTGATGAATTGTTCTTAAACATATTCTCCTTTATTAAGTACAATAGCTTCATATTATCATAGTATCTTAGTATGAACTTGAAATGCCATCTGTATTGTCATCGTCATATAGCATGTCCTAATGAGATAACACTCTGAAATCAGCTGTACTTATTCATGTTCTTTTACTTGTTTCTCACATCTGTCTCAAAGTTATAACATTAATTTTCATTGGCATGGCACAAGTATAATCGCTTGTGTTCCCATTTTAGGGTACTGCATATCTTGAACCCCACACCAATGCCGGGCCCAATCATGCCTGTAGACGTTGCCATGAGGATCTGCTTGGCCCACTCGCCTCCCCTGCGGAGCTTCCTCAGCTCTTACGAGGACTGCCGAGCGAGGAACCTGGTCAACGGGTACAAGCCTCTGAGGCCCTGCATCATCTCCAAGCAGGAGGTGGAGGCCGCCAGCCTGGGCTGGGAGAGCCCCAAGGCCAAAGGGAAAAAGCGAGTGGTGTTTGCCGATTCCAAAGGCATGTCGCTCACTGCGATCCACGTCTTCTCCAACTTCGAGGAGGACCCTCTCTCCGAGCTGCAATTCGATCTGGGCGACCTTGAGGATGGTGCCGTCACCCTCAAAATGAACAAGGACAAGAACCTGATGCTGGACTTCCCTCAGCCCGCCGCCGACTACCTGGACTTTCGGAACCGGCTCAAGAAGAACTTGGTGTGTCTGGAGAACTGCACGCTTCAAGAGAGGTCACTCGCTGGCACAGTGAAAGTCCGAAATGTTAGCTTTGAGAAGTCTGTCCACATCCGGGTATCCTTCGACTCCTGGAAAAGTTACACGGACGTTCCTTGCACCTTCATGAACAACGTATACGGCTGCccggacacagacacattctctTTTGCTATCGATCTGCCTAGTTTTGTGCCTCCCGATGAGCAGGTTGAATTCTGCTTGTACTACAAGACCCAGGATCAGACATACTGGGACAACAACGATGAGAAGAATTACAGGTTGGTCCATGCTGATTATGACGGTGACCAAGGACAGCCTGTGGTCCAGACAAAAGCACCTGAGTACAAGAACCAGATGAAACTGCCAGAGATGGAGTTTGACCAGTTTGGAAGCCCAAGGACCTCAAGCGGATTCTTCCCAGAGTGGCAAAGCTGGGGCCACATTGAAAACACCGCCCCCTACTGGTGATTTCACACAACACTGTTGATGAGTCTTCAAGAGATACAAGCTCTGACATCTTTCTCTGTGCATGAAGAGAAACCAACAGTGTAGATATACATCTTGGAATCCTAGTGCCCCTTATAATGTGTCATATGTGAttccttattttaaaaagatgtcCACATCTGTTTGAAATGGACCTATGGGAACACAGGGACATTTCCATATGTCTCGAACCATAGACGCTTGCAATATCAGAGCATTCTGGTCCCTTTAAAGGAACTGGCCACATCTTTGTTTTGCTAATCAAAAAATGAGGGGACTCAAATGGTTTAGCCTCATTTTTATATGATTTGGTGTTTAATGTGATGCTACTGAAGTCAACAGAGCACACTCGCAAATTTATATGTGCTCGACTTAGTTGTGAACCTAACCCAGCTAAACCCCAAATATGTTTGAGTAGCAAGCAAGCTTAATCATTGTGACACTATCAGATTGCCTGATTTGCTCAAGGTTAAAGTGTATTCTGATTCTACTGAAATGCAAAATTAGAACAGGCAATATATGTAGAGTTACTTAGAACATACAAAGACAGAAATGAAGATcgtaaaatatttccaaatctTATTTGCTGTGAACTAAAGCATTTTCATGAATCTTGAGATGTGGTAGAGTATGTGATGTTGTAAGATAGAAGTCTACCTTTGTATTTGTGTCTGATCTGCAGTTTGCCTGTACACAAAGCAATAGTGTTTCTGAAAATGCTTAAACAGTTAAAGCTTCCTGAAATGAGAACGCGAGCACGCATTCGGAAGTCTCTCTCGGTCACTTTATATAAAATGTCTTTATCAGAGAGGTACAGCTTTGTACATTCTAAAGTTTTATCTGAAAGGGtcaaaaagtgatttttttttttaatgtggaaaaGTGCCTTTTCCCCTTAGCTAAACATCTATGTAAAGCGCATGTTTTGAAACATGAGCTTTTGAAAATTCCCGGTGTTCGATCACAGTATTGATCACCGCCCGTTGCGGCGTTCGTTTGCTTGATGTAGCAAAGCCGTGTGAATGTCACTGTAATGAAAGCAGTGAGGATGATTTTGCACTGAATGGAAATTGCCTTTAGAATCTCAGAATGTGAAAGTTAGCTAATTGGTACAACATGAAGTCCTTCATATTGAAGGTGTCTTTAATTCATGGTACCTGTCAATTAACAACTTTCAGATAGGGATGATTGGATAAAGCATGTTTTGTGATGCCCCAGGAACATTGATATTTAGTTGTTATTGTTGAATTATggtaaatgataataaataaaatgtcccTTTTGCGCATAAACACATCCATGTTGTAAAGCTTCcaatacaaacacaagcaaTGCACTTTTCACCAACTTTAACCCGTTTGCTGCTATATTTTGTATCGGCTGGTTTCTCCATATTGCATTTCTTGAACCCGTGGcttgtgtgttctctctgtttTGACATGGAGAAGAGATTGTGAAGGAACTGGGaatgttcattttgaaaagtTTGAGTAAGTAAGAAAAAGTGAATTACTTCCACTGGATGACAGTTTAAAGGAAAAGTTTTAAATGGAGCCTTTGccttttcatatttgtttttccatccttctaaaggaaaaacaaaaggaggTTTGT
Protein-coding sequences here:
- the ppp1r3cb gene encoding protein phosphatase 1 regulatory subunit 3C-B; this translates as MNCTRVLHILNPTPMPGPIMPVDVAMRICLAHSPPLRSFLSSYEDCRARNLVNGYKPLRPCIISKQEVEAASLGWESPKAKGKKRVVFADSKGMSLTAIHVFSNFEEDPLSELQFDLGDLEDGAVTLKMNKDKNLMLDFPQPAADYLDFRNRLKKNLVCLENCTLQERSLAGTVKVRNVSFEKSVHIRVSFDSWKSYTDVPCTFMNNVYGCPDTDTFSFAIDLPSFVPPDEQVEFCLYYKTQDQTYWDNNDEKNYRLVHADYDGDQGQPVVQTKAPEYKNQMKLPEMEFDQFGSPRTSSGFFPEWQSWGHIENTAPYW